One part of the Aspergillus luchuensis IFO 4308 DNA, chromosome 5, nearly complete sequence genome encodes these proteins:
- a CDS encoding uncharacterized protein (TransMembrane:1 (o96-117i)), which produces MEWRDHVLAHSGYLFRPYDARHGFLLDRGRRDRGTMNTTGNAGVTPSLLLSEYDSTCKCRWWDTLLDRSRWFFRESGLAQHQSLADDRPDPMILRWVGWLTLVCTVAWAPGLGANLVHDGPMA; this is translated from the coding sequence ATGGAGTGGAGGGATCACGTTCTGGCTCACAGCGGCTACCTATTTCGTCCATATGACGCTCGGCACGGCTTTCTTTTGGATCGCGGCCGGAGAGATAGAGGGACAATGAACACCACCGGGAATGCTGGCGTCACCCCCTCTTTGCTGCTTTCTGAGTATGACTCAACTTGCAAATGCCGATGGTGGGATACTCTCCTAGACAGGTCCCGATGGTTTTTCAGGGAGTCTGGATTGGCCCAGCACCAATCCCTGGCTGATGACCGGCCTGACCCGATGATTCTGCGCTGGGTAGGCTGGCTCACACTGGTCTGCACGGTGGCGTGGGCGCCTGGTCTCGGGGCGAATTTGGTCCACGACGGCCCAATGGCGTAG